The following are from one region of the Salvia hispanica cultivar TCC Black 2014 chromosome 1, UniMelb_Shisp_WGS_1.0, whole genome shotgun sequence genome:
- the LOC125223095 gene encoding valine--tRNA ligase, chloroplastic/mitochondrial 2, whose protein sequence is MVNWSPKLQTAVSDLEVEYSEEPGALYHIKYRVAGGTRDDFLTIATTRPETLFGDTAIAVNPEDERYAKYIGKMAIVPMTYGRHVPIISDKYVDKDFGTGVLKISPGHDHNDYLLARKLGLPILNVMNKDGTLNEVAGLYCGLDRFEARKKLWSELEETGLAVKKEAYTMRVPRSQRGGEIIEPLVSKQWFVTMDSLAEKALHAVEKGELTILPERFEKIYNHWLSNIKDWCISRQLWWGHRIPVWYIVGKKCEDEYIVARNDEEALEKAREKYGKDVEIYQDPDVLDTWFSSALWPFSTLGWPDVSAEDFKNFYPTSVLETGHDILFFWVARMVMMGIEFTGTVPFSHVYLHGLIRDSQGRKMSKSLGNVIDPLDTIKDYGTDALRFTLSLGTAGQDLNLSTERLTSTKAFTNKLWNGGKFVLQNLPPQSDLSAWTAIQDYKFDEEESLLKLPLPECWVVTKLHMLIDAVTMSYDKFFFGDVAREIYDFFWADFADWYIEASKARLYQGDDSVASVARAVLLYVFGSILKLLHPFMPFVTEELWQSLPNRKEALIVSAWPSTSLPRQAESVKKFENLQALTRAIRNARAEYSVEPAKRISASIVANAEVIQYISKEKDVLALLSRLDLENVSFTQSPPGDASQSVHLVASEGLEAYLPLADMVDISAEMQRLSKRLAKMQTEYDGLMARLSSPSFVEKAPEDIVRGVREKAAEAEEKVTLTRNRLAFLQSTTLMPNQAQ, encoded by the exons ATGGTCAACTGGTCCCCTAAATTACAGACTGCAGTTTCTGACTTG GAAGTAGAGTACTCAGAAGAACCAGGCGCTCTATACCACATTAAGTACCGAGTTGCTGGTGGTACAAG GGATGACTTTCTGACAATCGCAACCACAAGACCAGAGACTTTATTTGGAGATACAGCAATAGCAGTGAATCCAGAG GATGAACGATATGCCAAGTACATAGGAAAGATGGCTATTGTACCAATGACTTATGGTCGGCATGTCCCCATAATTTCTGATAAG TATGTTGATAAAGACTTTGGAACTGGTGTCTTGAAGATAAGCCCTGGACATGATCACAATGATTACCTACTTGCTCGGAAGCTTGGGCTTCCCATTCTTAATGTCATGAATAAAGATGGAACACTGAATGAAGTTGCTGGTTTATACTG TGGTCTTGATCGGTTTGAGGCACGGAAGAAACTCTGGTCAGAACTCGAGGAGACAGGTCTAGCAGTGAAAAAGGAGGCCTATACTATGCGAGTTCCTAGATCACAACGTGGTGGAGAG ATAATAGAGCCTCTAGTAAGCAAACAGTGGTTTGTGACAATGGATTCATTGGCAGAAAAGGCTCTCCATGCAGTGGAAAAGGGAGAACTAACCATCCTGCCCGAAAGATTTGAGAAG ATATATAATCACTGGCTGTCAAATATCAAGGACTGGTGTATAAGCAGGCAATTATGGTGGGGGCACCGCATTCCAGTTTGGTACATTGTTGGTAAAAAATGTGAAGACGAGTACATAGTTGCTAGGAATGATGAAGAAGCTCTTGAAAAAGCACGTGAAAAATATGGAAAGGACGTCGAAATATATCAAGACCCAGATGTTCTTGACACCTGGTTTTCAAG TGCACTGTGGCCTTTCAGCACTCTTGGTTGGCCAGATGTGTCAGCGGAGGATTTTAAGAACTTTTATCCTACATCAGTTCTTGAGACCGG GCATGACATATTGTTCTTTTGGGTAGCAAGAATGGTGATGATGGGGATTGAATTCACGGGCACAGTTCCATTTTCACATGTTTACCTTCATGGACTTATACGAGATTCTCAA GGCCGCAAAATGTCTAAATCGCTTGGAAATGTTATAGATCCACTTGATACAATCAAAGATTATGGAACTGATGCTCTAAGGTTCACTCTCTCTCTAGGAACTGCTGGCCAG GATCTCAATTTATCAACTGAAAGGTTGACTTCTACTAAAGCTTTCACCAACAAACTGTGGAATGGTGGCAAGTTTGTGTTACAGAATTTGCCTCCTCAAAGTGATTTATCAGCTTGGACAGCTATTCAGGACTATAAG TTTGATGAGGAAGAGTCACTGCTCAAGCTACCTCTACCTGAATGTTGGGTG GTGACAAAACTTCATATGCTGATTGATGCTGTCACCATGAGTTATGACAAGTTCTTCTTTGGAGATGTTGCCCGGGAAATCTATGATTTTTTCTGGGCTGATTTTGCTGATTG GTATATTGAAGCAAGTAAAGCCCGGCTCTATCAAGGAGATGACTCAGTTGCTTCTGTGGCACGAGCAGTTCTCTTGTATGTCTTTGGATCAATACTGAAATTACTTCACCCATTTATGCCATTTGTAACTGAAGAGCTTTGGCAG TCATTACCCAACAGAAAAGAAGCTCTTATAGTATCAGCTTGGCCATCAACTTCTCTTCCAAGGCAAGCCGAATCCGTGaagaaatttgagaatttaCAGGCTTTG ACGAGAGCAATTCGAAATGCACGGGCAGAGTACTCTGTTGAACCAGCAAAGCGTATATCCGCATCAATTGTTGCAAATGCAGAGGTTATCCAGTATATTTCT AAAGAAAAGGATGTTTTGGCTCTTCTCTCTAGACTGGATTTGGAGAACGTAAGCTTTACCCAATCTCCCCCAG GAGATGCTAGTCAATCAGTCCATCTTGTTGCCAGTGAAGGTTTAGAAGCATACCTTCCACTTGCTGACATGGTAGATATCTCGGCTGAGATGCAGCGCCTTTCCAAGCGCCTAGCTAAAATGCAAACCGAATATGATGGACTTATGGCTCGCTTAAGCTCTCCAAGT TTTGTTGAGAAAGCTCCTGAGGATATTGTCCGTGGGGTTCGAGAAAAAGCAGCAGAAGCAGAAGAGAAAGTAACTTTAACAAGAAACCGGCTAGCTTTTCTCCAGTCCACAACGCTCATGCCAAATCAAGCTCAATGA
- the LOC125219431 gene encoding APO protein 4, mitochondrial, with protein sequence MLRALRNYSTNSRRAVDLRKLRPMILKRIEQRARDYPVKPILPVAREVLRARTALYSGVSTLLRHIPVWACKYCPEVYIGEGGHLIETCHGYRRHGKKKVHEWVNGSVDDVIVPVECFHLQKMFQNIIKHQERFDHQRIPAVVELCLQAGVDSNDPSVVITPFDNADDRRSLSEDDLRLIGRQTLDAWEKLRSGVHRLLFVYPARVCKHCCEVHVGPSGHKARTCGVFKYESWHGTHFWKKAGVDDMVPPKRVWYRRRQDPPILVDKGRNYYGHAPAVVDLCSKAGALVPSTYFTMMKIDGLTAPV encoded by the exons ATGCTTCGAGCCCTAAGAAATTACAGCACAAATTCGCGTCGCGCCGTGGATCTACGGAAACTCAGGCCTATGATACTGAAGCGAATCGAGCAGCGCGCCCGCGACTATCCCGTCAAACCTATACTTCCGGTGGCGCGTGAAGTCCTCCGCGCCAGAACCGCCCTCTACAGCGGAGTCTCAACGCTCCTCCGCCACATACCGGTTTGGGCTTGCAA ATACTGCCCGGAAGTTTATATAGGTGAAGGTGGTCATTTGATTGAAACTTGCCACGGCTACAGGCGCCATGGTAAGAAAAAGGTCCATGAATGGGTAAATGGGAGCGTAGATGATGTTATAGTCCCAGTGGAATGTTTTCACTTGCAGAAAATGTTTCAGAACATAATCAAACATCAAGAAAGATTTGATCATCAACGCATTCCTGCAGTCGTGGAGCTCTGCCTGCAGGCAGGGGTCGATTCCAACGATCCAAGCGTTGTGATTACTCCATTCGACAATGCAGATGACCGTAGGTCGTTATCGGAGGATGATTTGAGATTGATAGGTCGACAAACTCTGGACGCGTGGGAGAAGCTTCGATCTGGAGTTCACAGGTTACTGTTTGTCTATCCGGCAAGAGTCTGCAAACACTGCTGTGAAGTCCACGTAGGGCCATCGGGGCACAAGGCTCGGACATGTGGAGTGTTCAAGTACGAGAGCTGGCACGGGACTCATTTCTGGAAGAAGGCGGGGGTGGATGACATGGTTCCTCCTAAGAGAGTCTGGTACAGGCGCCGCCAGGATCCACCTATACTCGTTGATAAAGGACGCAATTACTACGGCCACGCGCCTGCTGTTGTGGATCTGTGCAGTAAGGCCGGTGCACTGGTCCCGTCTACATACTTTACCATGATGAAAATAGATGGCTTGACTGCTCCTGTTTGA
- the LOC125219420 gene encoding ribulose bisphosphate carboxylase/oxygenase activase 2, chloroplastic-like yields MAAAVSTIGTVNRVPLNLNGSNGGGAVPTSSFLGTSLKKASGAKSSNAQKASFKVVAEVKQTDGDRWKGLIEDVSDDQQDITRGKGMVDPLFQAPSGMGTHDPVLSSYEYLSQGLREYNLDNKLDGLYIAPAFMDKLVVHLSKNFMTLPNIKIPLILGIWGGKGQGKSFQCELVFRKMGINPIMMSAGELESGNAGEPAKLIRQRYREAADIIKKGKMCCLFINDLDAGAGRMGGTTQYTVNNQMVNATLMNIADNPTNVQLPGMYNKQENPRVPIIVTGNDFSTLYAPLIRDGRMEKFYWAPTREDRIGVCKGIFRTDGVPEEAVTKLVDTFPGQSIDFFGALRARVYDDLVRDWVSGVGIENIGSKLVNSREGPPAFEQPKMTLEKLLQYGNMLVAEQDNVKRVQLADKYLKDAALGDANKDAIERGAF; encoded by the exons ATGGCCGCCGCCGTGTCGACCATCGGAACCGTCAACCGCGTACCG TTGAACTTGAATGGGTCCAACGGAGGAGGCGCGGTGCCGACGTCCTCGTTCCTGGGCACGAGCCTGAAGAAGGCGAGCGGCGCGAAATCTAGCAACGCCCAGAAGGCGAGCTTCAAAGTGGTGGCAGAGGTGAAGCAGACAGACGGAGACAGGTGGAAGGGGCTGATTGAGGACGTCTCCGACGACCAGCAGGACATCACCAGGGGCAAGGGCATGGTGGACCCCCTTTTCCAGGCCCCGTCCGGGATGGGCACCCACGACCCCGTCCTCAGCTCGTACGAGTACCTGAGCCAGGGCCTCCGCGAGTACAACCTCGACAACAAGCTCGACGGGCTCTACATCGCCCCCGCCTTCATGGACAAGCTCGTCGTCCATCTCTCCAAGAACTTCATGACACTCCCCAACATTAAG ATTCCGTTGATTTTGGGTATATGGGGAGGGAAGGGGCAGGGGAAATCCTTCCAGTGCGAGCTCGTCTTCCGCAAGATGGGGATCAACCCGATCATGATGAGTGCCGGAGAGCTCGAGAGCGGGAACGCAGGAGAGCCCGCGAAGCTGATCAGGCAGCGGTACAGGGAGGCGGCCGACATCATCAAGAAGGGGAAGATGTGCTGCCTCTTCATCAACGATCTCGACGCCGGTGCAGGGCGTATGGGAGGAACCACCCAGTACACCGTCAACAACCAGATGGTGAACGCCACGCTCATGAACATCGCGGATAACCCGACCAACGTGCAGCTCCCGGGTATGTACAACAAGCAGGAGAACCCCCGTGTCCCGATCATCGTCACGGGTAACGACTTCTCCACCCTGTACGCCCCCCTCATCCGTGACGGGCGTATGGAGAAGTTCTACTGGGCCCCGACCCGTGAGGACCGTATCGGTGTCTGCAAGGGTATCTTCCGTACCGACGGAGTCCCAGAGGAGGCCGTCACCAAGCTCGTCGACACCTTCCCCGGCCAGTCCATCG ACTTTTTCGGTGCACTGAGGGCTCGGGTGTACGACGACCTGGTGAGGGACTGGGTGAGCGGAGTGGGGATCGAGAACATCGGGTCGAAGCTGGTGAACTCGAGGGAGGGGCCACCGGCGTTCGAGCAGCCGAAGATGACGCTGGAGAAGCTGCTGCAGTACGGGAACATGCTGGTGGCGGAGCAGGACAATGTGAAGAGAGTGCAGTTGGCTGACAAATACTTGAAGGACGCAGCTCTTGGAGATGCTAACAAGGATGCTATTGAGAGGGGAGCTTTCTAG